GGTAACGGCAGATTGAGATTGTCGCCCGGCCGAAGCATGTTGACCATGACGAGGCCGATCAAAAGCGACACCAGCGAGGCGGCGACGAACCAGCCCAGCGCCTTGGCGCCGATTCGGCCGATCGTTTTGGTGTCGCCCATGTGCGCCACGCCGACGACCAGCGTGGAAAACACGAGCGGTGCGATGATCATCTTGATGAGCCGCAAGAAGATGTCGGTGAAGAGTCCGATATAGCCCGCGATCTCCTTCGCCGTCTGAGGATCGGGCCACAGCACATTGCACATGTAGCCGACCAAGATGCCGAGAACCATGCCGATCATGATGACGATGGTGAGCCTCTGCGAGCGCATTGCCTGCCTCCCTAGGCGATGTACCGATTCAAAAGATCCCCGGAGTCGGCAGCACTAATTTGTCACGCGGGCTGCCGCCCCTGCTGGCATCACTTGGATCGTCTGACGTGAAGCGTTTTCCCGATCATCCGGTGTTGCATCTTCTCGTTGCCATTCAATTCGGCCAGCACACCCGAGGCCACGGCGTTACCGGAGCGCATGCGCGATTTGGCATTCGCCTCCGTCGCGTGCCGATTGCGAACCATTTCCCGATTGCCCAGGCTGCCGCCGCCCCCGTCGCAGACTGCTCAAATCCCCCTCCTGCGAGCGTGTCCGCACGCCGCTCCCCCCCATCGCGACCGGAAATCATACCACAGAGTTGCGGCCACGAGCGCCACTATCGCGGACGAGGGCGCGATCCTACGGTGGCGCTCGAAGCATTTTTGGCTTTCGGCGTGTACGTTCAAGGCGACGGGGCGACGGCAGTATCAGACGTCGGGTTGGGGCGCATCGTCGGGCGAACCGAGGACACCGCAAATGCTTCGCCAATACCCGCGAGCGCAATTCGAAATCGGATGCAGCTTGAAATCGGCAGCCTGGTCTCAAGGCGAGGCCAGTATTCGAACCGTAGCCATTCCTGTCACGCAGGCCCGCGCCGAGGAATTGGGCCTTTTCTTTCGGGGAATCTGGACGTAATTCCCAGTGCTCGGGTGGCTTGTTTTCCGAGGCGCGAAATGGGCACCGTAATTGCGTTCCCTGATAGGCCGAGAGTAAGGCATTGCGTGGGCGTATGCCCCGAGTGCGGTAATCCGGGTGAGCACGTTGCAGCAGGGAACGACGAGCATTGGCAGGTATGCCGACAGCACCGTACCAAGTGGCACGTCAATAGCGAGCTTTTCCTGGATGCGCGCGAGTTGACACCGCTTGAGCGGTTCCGCGCCGTCGATATGTTGAGCCTCTACCGCGAGGTCACCGCGTCCTGATTCTGCGGAAAACTTTGCGAGGCGTCTCCGATCGATCAGCTCAACGCCGCCAGAACGGCTTACACGCCTCGCTCACCACTTCCGCACGGCTGCGGCCAATGTCGCTCAGAAGCCGGTGATCGGCGTTCGCGAGCATCCGGCGCTGGTAAGCCCGCTCGCTCCACAACGAGAGCGCGTCGAGCACTTGTGCAAGGATTGAAGGCCGGCTGCGTGCCGTGAAACGGGCGCCGGCTTCCGCGGCGATTGTCATTCTGGTCATCTCGATTCTCCCGGTTTTGCCTCGTCCGGGGCGATGGGCCCCGCATGCGGAGAATATCGGCGCTTCATCGGGTCACGACAAACCAGCATTTCTGATAGAATGGCTTAGCCCATTTAAGCCTAGGAGTTCGCCTCTTGGCGCGCCGTCTCCCGCCTCTCAATGCGCTCAAGGCCTTCGAAGCGGCTGCACGTCATATGAGTTTTCTCAAAGCGGCTAACGAGTTGCACGTGACCGCGGGCGCCATAAGCCAGCGAATCAAGAACCTCGAAGCTCAAATCGGGGTGGCGCTGTTTCGTCGGCTGGCCAGGGGCGTGGTGCTGACGGACGCAGGTCAACGCTACAGCCGGCGGATCGGGGAGCTCTTTGAGGGCATCGAGAAGGCGACCCGCCAGTTACGGCAGGAGGCGGCCACCACGGTGCTCACGATCAGCGCCATGGCGTCATTCGAAGTATGCTGGCTCATCCCACGCCTCGGTCCCTTCAACGCCTCGCACCCCGGCGTCGCCGTGCGGGTGTTGCCGGAACAGGCCCCGGTCGACCTCGCCAGCAACGGCATCGATCTCGCGATCCGCTATGGCCACGGCCACTACCCCGAGCTGATGGTCGAGCGCCTGCTGCCGCGCAGAATCTTTCCTGTGTGCAGTCCCAAGCTCATGGAAGGGCCGCATCCGATTCGCACGCTGGCCGATTTCGCCCATCACACACTGTTGGGCGAGGAGCCTTATCTGCACTATGAAGAGACGACCTGGAAGCAGTGGATGACGGCGGTGGGTGCCGACGACATCGAGGTGCCCGCAGGTCCCGTCTTCACCTTCTCGCATATGGCGCTTCAGGCGGCGGTTGCTGGCCAGGGTGTGGCACTCGGGACCACGGTCCTTGCCGGCGACGATCTTGCGGCCGGCCGTCTTGTCCGGCCTCTGCCGCACATCGTCGAAAGCGAGCACCCTTATTGGCTGATCTATCCGCCGGCTCTTGCAAAGCAGCCGAGAGTGCGCGCCTTCCGCGACTGGATCATGGCCGAGGCGACCCGTTTTGTGGAGCAAACCGAAAAAGGTTGAAGGTGATCTTCGGTGCGGCGCGTGGAAAAAGGCCCCGCCGACCGAGGCAGGAAGGCGGGGCAAGGTTACCGTCGCTTTACCGCTAGAGGGGAAGATTCACAGACGACGGCAAGTTTCTTACGTGCAACTCGAATGCCAAATCGATGTGTCCAAAAAAAGCCCCGCCGCGCAAGCGGGGCGAGTGAGAAAACATGAAATCGTGACACGTGGCTGTTTCAGATTTGTATCTGGCGCCATCAAGTCGAAAAGTCTACGATCATGCCGAACCGGACCCGCTTCACTTCAACGATGGGATCGGCGTGAAAGACCACTTCAGGGTCAGAGAGTTCTATCTAAAGCTCAAGCTCAAGGGATCGCCCGGTTATCGCCATGTCGGCCGGGTTGTGAGGCTTGGCGCGTTGACGAAGGGGTGCGAGATCGATGTCAGTTACCTGGGGCACGAGCGCCGTGCCGTCGTGCGCGACGTTACGACCCCGCGGCCGAGCCGACCGGAGCTGACGAACTTGCCCGTCGTTGAGGCGGATGAGCTTTAACGAACAGGAGCCCCGCCGTGCTGGATGGCGCAACGGGCTCGAACTTCTCGTCTTACCCAGTCACCGTCACGTAGCGTGACGCGGTTTCAGTCTCGCGCCATTGGCCGACGAGGCCACGCGTCGGCGCCAAGCGATCTGGCTCAAATTTCAAATTTAGACACTATCTAATCGAGAGATGACGTCTCGTCGTCGATCCACGGGCAGGAACCGAGGGGGCGTTATGTGACCGTGG
This portion of the Alphaproteobacteria bacterium genome encodes:
- a CDS encoding transcriptional regulator GcvA produces the protein MARRLPPLNALKAFEAAARHMSFLKAANELHVTAGAISQRIKNLEAQIGVALFRRLARGVVLTDAGQRYSRRIGELFEGIEKATRQLRQEAATTVLTISAMASFEVCWLIPRLGPFNASHPGVAVRVLPEQAPVDLASNGIDLAIRYGHGHYPELMVERLLPRRIFPVCSPKLMEGPHPIRTLADFAHHTLLGEEPYLHYEETTWKQWMTAVGADDIEVPAGPVFTFSHMALQAAVAGQGVALGTTVLAGDDLAAGRLVRPLPHIVESEHPYWLIYPPALAKQPRVRAFRDWIMAEATRFVEQTEKG